The following are encoded together in the Actinoplanes sp. N902-109 genome:
- a CDS encoding SGNH/GDSL hydrolase family protein, protein MTPPRHIRAFDTGSDFCRTVALALKAPSRAGFDRPRRFTGRERGLFVQKVRSLTEEDRRRIRLAGQVAGGVTGAAAGITLLSAGVLLRQAADARRIIPLAEAPPPRGDGVYGPKFPGKALSMVILGDSTAAGYGVHRPRETPGALLATGVSRRLRRPVRLHRLAVVGAVSAGLSYQVDAALEHRPDLAVIIIGGNDVTHVSARASAVRHLAQAVRRLRAAGCKVVVGTCPDVGAIQPIKPPLRWLARSWSRQLAADQTVAVVEAGGRTVSLVDLLGPAFMADPVRMFGADRFHPSVEGYARAAAVIMPTLMAVLGEDDRTPATGTEGVRALPEAAQEAVRAAGTEVSGAQVNGRERGPGGRWAELRRHPWFGEPRLWFGHRPAPFAPSSPDGSPTDAAAGAQSENGSARAHIASRRGTRVTRGSGRSASGAVGWTPEDHQNSQ, encoded by the coding sequence ATGACGCCGCCCCGCCACATCCGCGCGTTCGACACTGGTTCAGATTTCTGTCGCACGGTCGCGTTAGCGTTGAAAGCCCCATCACGGGCCGGTTTCGACCGGCCCCGGCGCTTCACCGGCCGAGAGCGAGGGTTGTTCGTGCAGAAGGTGCGTAGTTTGACGGAGGAGGACCGGCGCAGGATCAGGCTGGCCGGTCAGGTCGCGGGCGGGGTCACCGGAGCGGCGGCGGGGATCACCCTGCTGTCCGCGGGCGTGCTGCTGCGACAGGCGGCCGACGCCCGGCGGATCATCCCGCTGGCCGAGGCACCGCCGCCGCGCGGTGACGGGGTCTACGGGCCCAAGTTCCCCGGCAAGGCGCTGAGCATGGTGATCCTCGGCGACTCGACGGCGGCGGGCTACGGCGTGCACCGGCCCCGTGAGACGCCCGGCGCCCTGCTGGCCACCGGCGTGTCCCGGCGGTTGCGCCGCCCGGTCCGGCTGCACCGGCTGGCCGTGGTCGGCGCCGTGTCCGCCGGCCTGTCCTACCAGGTGGATGCCGCGCTGGAACACCGGCCTGACCTGGCCGTCATCATCATCGGCGGCAACGATGTCACGCACGTGTCCGCGCGGGCCAGTGCCGTACGCCACCTGGCCCAGGCCGTACGCCGGTTGCGCGCGGCCGGCTGCAAGGTCGTGGTGGGCACCTGTCCCGACGTCGGCGCGATCCAGCCGATCAAGCCGCCGCTGCGCTGGCTGGCCCGCTCGTGGAGCCGGCAGCTCGCGGCCGACCAGACGGTGGCGGTGGTCGAGGCGGGCGGCCGGACGGTCTCGCTGGTCGACCTGCTCGGCCCCGCGTTCATGGCAGATCCGGTACGGATGTTCGGCGCCGACCGCTTCCACCCGTCCGTCGAGGGGTACGCCCGGGCCGCCGCGGTGATCATGCCGACGCTGATGGCGGTGCTGGGCGAGGACGACCGCACCCCGGCCACCGGCACCGAGGGGGTCCGGGCCCTGCCCGAAGCCGCCCAGGAGGCGGTCCGCGCAGCGGGCACCGAGGTCAGCGGTGCGCAGGTCAACGGGCGCGAGCGCGGTCCGGGCGGGCGCTGGGCCGAGTTGCGCCGGCACCCCTGGTTCGGCGAGCCGCGGCTGTGGTTCGGCCATCGACCGGCACCCTTCGCCCCATCTTCACCGGACGGCTCCCCCACGGACGCAGCGGCCGGCGCACAATCGGAAAACGGCTCCGCCAGGGCACATATCGCCAGCCGTCGGGGAACTCGTGTCACCCGTGGGTCGGGACGCTCGGCCTCCGGAGCCGTAGGCTGGACACCAGAGGATCATCAGAACTCGCAGTGA
- a CDS encoding SGNH/GDSL hydrolase family protein, which translates to MTGVTGRLGKAAATTLFASAVGGAALLAGEAIAARSRRYAKPTMGLALRTSMGPSNAPTLRLVLLGDSAAIGVGVEWLSETVGGQLARLLAEGTPETGPRHVLLSSVGVAGSRSTDLATQVARALLGDRPDVAVVLIGAHDATGLRSSEDSAEHLGKAVQRLHDAGVQVVVGTCPDLGASRSIAQPLRQITGWLGRRMAKAQAQAVTEAGGTVVDLGEETGAVFRADAGTLCYDGFHPSADGYRVWAHALYPAVFDAAQAAGRRSIQE; encoded by the coding sequence ATGACGGGCGTGACGGGACGACTCGGTAAGGCCGCGGCCACCACCTTGTTCGCCTCCGCCGTGGGCGGGGCCGCTCTGCTCGCCGGTGAGGCCATCGCCGCCCGCAGCCGCCGCTACGCCAAGCCGACCATGGGGCTGGCCCTGCGCACGTCGATGGGTCCGTCGAACGCGCCCACGCTACGGCTGGTGCTGCTGGGCGACTCGGCCGCCATCGGCGTGGGCGTGGAGTGGCTGTCCGAGACGGTCGGCGGCCAGCTGGCCCGGCTGCTCGCCGAGGGCACCCCGGAGACCGGCCCGCGGCACGTGCTGCTGTCCAGCGTCGGCGTGGCCGGTTCGCGCTCGACCGACCTGGCCACCCAGGTGGCCCGGGCGCTGCTGGGCGACCGTCCGGACGTGGCGGTGGTGCTGATCGGCGCGCACGACGCGACCGGGCTGCGCAGCTCCGAGGACTCCGCCGAGCACCTCGGCAAGGCGGTGCAACGCCTGCACGACGCCGGTGTCCAGGTGGTGGTGGGCACCTGCCCCGATCTCGGCGCGTCCCGCTCGATCGCCCAGCCGCTGCGGCAGATCACCGGCTGGCTCGGCCGCCGGATGGCCAAGGCCCAGGCGCAGGCGGTGACCGAGGCCGGCGGTACGGTGGTCGACCTGGGCGAGGAGACCGGCGCGGTGTTCCGGGCCGATGCGGGCACGCTCTGCTACGACGGCTTCCACCCGTCGGCCGACGGCTACCGGGTCTGGGCCCATGCGCTCTACCCGGCGGTTTTCGACGCCGCTCAGGCTGCCGGGCGGCGCTCGATCCAGGAGTGA
- a CDS encoding YkvA family protein — protein MARTLRRTAAFTALAKALMAGARGGPSIGKRLAALPRMLKATARGEYDGGMRVAMMAAATAYVVSPVDLVPEAFLFVFGLADDAVMITWLAGSVLAETERFLEWERHRDAVLPGHAVP, from the coding sequence ATGGCTCGAACGTTGCGCCGGACCGCCGCGTTCACGGCGCTCGCCAAGGCACTGATGGCGGGCGCGCGGGGTGGTCCCTCGATCGGCAAGCGGCTGGCTGCGCTGCCGCGCATGCTCAAGGCCACGGCCCGCGGTGAGTACGACGGCGGCATGCGCGTTGCGATGATGGCTGCGGCGACCGCGTACGTGGTTTCCCCGGTTGATCTGGTCCCGGAGGCCTTCCTGTTCGTCTTCGGTCTGGCCGACGACGCCGTCATGATCACCTGGCTGGCGGGCAGCGTGCTGGCCGAGACCGAGCGCTTCCTGGAGTGGGAACGGCACCGCGATGCCGTCCTCCCGGGGCACGCCGTGCCGTGA
- a CDS encoding S1C family serine protease yields MTGVATSLLPSVAALSVRTPRGAGAGSAVTFTNDGFLLTNAHVVAGASGGTAAFADGTETRFDVVGADPLSDLAVVRVHNPGAPAAPLGDADTLRIGQLVVAVGNPMGLAGSVTAGVVSGLGRSLPARDGRRVRVIDNVIQTDAALNPGNSGGALAVSTGTVVGVNTAVAGYGLGLAVPINTTTRQIIGELVTTGRVRRAWLGVAGMPVPLPPPLADRLGQKLGLRVVEVVPGSPAGTAGIYLGDVLLSVGGEPVQTVQALQRLMLGPAIGRNLPITVLRKNALVDVVTIPTELN; encoded by the coding sequence GTGACCGGCGTTGCCACCAGCCTCCTGCCCTCCGTCGCCGCGCTCAGCGTGCGCACCCCGCGGGGTGCGGGTGCGGGCTCCGCGGTGACGTTCACCAACGACGGTTTTCTGCTCACCAACGCCCATGTGGTCGCCGGCGCGAGCGGCGGCACCGCCGCCTTCGCCGACGGCACCGAGACCCGCTTCGACGTGGTCGGTGCGGATCCCCTGTCCGATCTGGCGGTCGTGCGCGTGCACAACCCGGGCGCCCCGGCCGCACCCCTCGGCGACGCCGACACGCTGCGCATCGGCCAGCTCGTCGTCGCGGTGGGCAACCCGATGGGCCTGGCCGGCTCGGTGACGGCCGGGGTCGTCTCCGGCCTCGGCCGCTCCCTGCCCGCCCGGGACGGTCGGCGGGTCCGGGTCATCGACAACGTCATCCAGACCGACGCGGCGCTCAACCCGGGCAACTCGGGCGGCGCCCTGGCCGTCTCCACCGGCACGGTGGTCGGCGTCAACACCGCGGTGGCGGGTTACGGCCTCGGTCTCGCGGTGCCGATCAACACGACCACCCGCCAGATCATCGGCGAGCTGGTCACCACCGGCCGGGTGCGCCGGGCCTGGCTGGGCGTGGCCGGGATGCCCGTCCCGCTCCCGCCGCCGCTGGCCGATCGGCTCGGCCAGAAGCTCGGCCTGCGCGTGGTGGAAGTGGTGCCCGGCAGCCCGGCCGGGACCGCCGGCATCTACCTCGGCGACGTGCTGCTCAGCGTGGGCGGCGAGCCGGTGCAGACCGTACAGGCGCTGCAGCGGCTCATGCTCGGCCCGGCGATCGGCAGGAACCTGCCGATCACCGTGCTGCGCAAGAACGCCCTGGTGGACGTCGTCACGATCCCGACCGAACTGAACTGA
- a CDS encoding cystathionine beta-synthase — protein MRYYDNVVEIIGDTPLVRLRSVTEGIAATVLAKVEYFNPGGSVKDRIALRMVEDAERAGLLKEGGTIVEPTSGNTGVGLALVAQLRGYRCVFVCPDKVSEDKQNVLRAYGAEVVVCPTAVAPEDPRSYYNVSDRLAREIPGAWKPDQYSNPANPRSHYEETGPEIWKQTEGRITHFVAGVGTGGTISGVGKYLKEQGRVRIVGADPEGSVYSGGSGRPYLVEGVGEDFWPETYDRGVCDEIIEVSDSDSFEMTRRLAREEGLLVGGSCGMAVVAALAAARKAGPDDVVVVLLPDGGRGYLSKIFNDRWMGRYGFLSSADGSPTVATALASKGGSMPPLIHVHPTETVRDAIDYMREYGVSQLPVLKAEPPVVTGEVAGSIAEKALLDALFTGQAHLHDTIERHMGEPLPMIGGGQPVSEAVTLLEHADAAMVLVDGKPAGVLTRQDLLAHLS, from the coding sequence GTGCGGTACTACGACAACGTCGTCGAGATCATCGGGGATACCCCCCTCGTCCGGCTGCGCAGCGTCACCGAGGGCATCGCGGCAACCGTCCTCGCCAAGGTGGAGTACTTCAACCCCGGCGGGTCGGTGAAGGATCGCATCGCGCTGCGGATGGTCGAGGACGCGGAACGGGCCGGGCTGCTCAAGGAGGGCGGCACGATCGTCGAGCCGACCAGCGGCAACACCGGTGTCGGCCTGGCGCTCGTCGCGCAGCTGAGGGGTTATCGCTGCGTGTTCGTCTGCCCCGACAAGGTGAGCGAGGACAAGCAGAACGTTCTGCGGGCGTACGGGGCAGAGGTGGTGGTCTGTCCCACCGCGGTGGCCCCGGAGGACCCGCGCTCCTACTACAACGTCTCCGACCGGCTGGCCCGGGAGATCCCGGGGGCGTGGAAGCCGGACCAGTACAGCAACCCGGCCAACCCGCGCTCGCACTACGAGGAGACCGGGCCGGAGATCTGGAAGCAGACCGAGGGCCGGATCACCCATTTCGTGGCGGGTGTCGGCACCGGCGGCACGATCAGCGGTGTCGGGAAGTATCTGAAGGAGCAGGGCCGGGTCCGCATCGTCGGGGCCGACCCCGAGGGCTCGGTCTACTCCGGCGGTTCCGGCCGGCCGTACCTGGTCGAGGGCGTCGGCGAGGACTTCTGGCCGGAGACGTACGACCGCGGCGTCTGCGACGAGATCATCGAGGTCTCGGACTCGGACTCGTTCGAGATGACCCGCCGCCTCGCCCGCGAGGAGGGTCTGCTGGTCGGTGGCAGCTGCGGCATGGCCGTGGTGGCCGCGCTGGCGGCGGCCCGCAAGGCCGGCCCGGACGACGTCGTGGTGGTGCTGCTGCCCGACGGTGGCCGCGGCTACCTCTCCAAGATCTTCAACGATCGCTGGATGGGCCGCTACGGCTTCCTGTCCTCGGCCGACGGCAGCCCGACGGTCGCCACGGCGCTCGCGTCCAAGGGTGGCTCGATGCCGCCGCTGATCCATGTCCACCCGACCGAGACGGTCCGCGACGCGATCGACTACATGCGCGAGTACGGCGTCAGCCAGCTCCCCGTACTCAAGGCGGAGCCCCCGGTGGTGACCGGCGAGGTGGCCGGGTCGATCGCGGAGAAGGCGCTGCTCGACGCGCTGTTCACCGGTCAGGCCCACCTGCACGACACCATCGAGCGGCACATGGGTGAGCCGTTGCCGATGATCGGTGGCGGGCAGCCGGTGAGCGAGGCGGTCACCCTGCTGGAGCACGCCGACGCCGCGATGGTGCTGGTCGACGGCAAGCCCGCGGGGGTGCTGACCCGCCAGGACCTGCTCGCCCACCTCAGCTGA
- a CDS encoding GNAT family N-acetyltransferase yields the protein MTVLLRPATDDDMAGIGDLHYRSRATAYAHLLSPEALTSGSPAAMGEWWAERWKWERETHRMTVAVAGAELAGFSYLGPSEQDGVAELSAIHADPQFVGTGVGRALMVDAVSALRAYGKTAVLWVLEGNSRARDFYAKGGWAPDGESRVDSIGGEPVLQLRYAKDLEGGRERVTE from the coding sequence ATGACCGTGCTTCTGCGACCGGCCACCGACGACGACATGGCCGGGATCGGCGACCTGCACTACCGCTCCCGGGCCACCGCGTACGCGCACCTGCTCTCGCCCGAGGCGCTGACCTCGGGCTCCCCCGCCGCCATGGGCGAGTGGTGGGCCGAGCGCTGGAAATGGGAACGCGAGACCCACCGGATGACTGTGGCGGTCGCCGGTGCCGAGTTGGCCGGGTTCAGCTATCTCGGGCCGAGTGAGCAGGACGGGGTGGCCGAGCTCAGCGCCATCCATGCGGATCCGCAGTTCGTCGGCACCGGGGTCGGCCGGGCCTTGATGGTCGACGCGGTGAGCGCGCTGCGGGCGTACGGGAAAACAGCGGTTTTGTGGGTCCTGGAGGGAAATTCCCGGGCACGCGACTTCTATGCGAAGGGCGGCTGGGCGCCGGACGGGGAGAGCCGGGTGGATTCGATCGGCGGGGAGCCGGTGCTGCAGCTGCGCTACGCCAAGGATCTGGAGGGAGGGCGGGAGCGCGTGACCGAGTGA